A window from Deinococcus koreensis encodes these proteins:
- a CDS encoding PIG-L deacetylase family protein: protein MSARITRETRTHVQIQPDEVKLLDPRTLPGPVWVVSPHPDDEALGCGALIAALTTLGQDVWALLVSDGAASHPGSRAFPPSRLSALRLSEWRAGLAELGVPPEHTQTLNLPDGALDRCDPAVIRPRLQAAFAGAPPRTLLLPWRRDPHPDHRACWTLLMAARPAGCRVLGYSVWLTERGTPDDWPPADEARPWAFEIGGAAARKSRAISAHASQLGLIQDDPGGFTLAEAMVARAVRGPERLFEPLESGGTAESLSRQDGAP, encoded by the coding sequence GTGAGCGCGCGGATCACGCGGGAGACGCGGACACACGTCCAGATCCAGCCGGACGAGGTGAAGCTGCTCGACCCCCGCACCCTGCCGGGCCCGGTCTGGGTGGTCTCCCCTCACCCGGACGACGAGGCGCTGGGCTGCGGGGCCCTGATCGCGGCGCTGACCACGCTGGGGCAGGACGTCTGGGCGCTGCTGGTGAGCGACGGCGCGGCCTCCCATCCGGGGTCGCGGGCCTTCCCGCCCTCCCGGCTGAGCGCGCTGCGCCTGAGCGAGTGGCGCGCCGGGCTGGCCGAGCTGGGGGTGCCCCCCGAGCACACGCAGACGCTGAACCTGCCCGACGGAGCGCTCGACCGCTGCGACCCGGCGGTGATCCGGCCCCGGCTGCAGGCGGCGTTCGCCGGGGCGCCGCCGCGCACCCTGCTGCTGCCCTGGCGGCGTGACCCCCACCCGGATCACCGCGCCTGCTGGACGCTGCTCATGGCCGCGCGCCCGGCGGGATGCCGGGTGCTGGGCTACAGCGTGTGGCTCACCGAACGGGGCACCCCGGACGACTGGCCGCCCGCCGACGAGGCCCGGCCCTGGGCCTTCGAGATCGGCGGGGCCGCCGCCCGCAAGAGCCGGGCGATCTCCGCCCACGCCTCTCAGCTCGGCCTGATCCAGGACGACCCGGGCGGCTTCACGCTCGCCGAGGCCATGGTCGCGCGGGCGGTGCGTGGCCCGGAGCGGCTGTTCGAGCCCCTGGAATCGGGTGGAACCGCTGAGTCCCTGTCGCGCCAGGACGGGGCCCCGTGA
- a CDS encoding acyl-CoA dehydrogenase family protein, whose protein sequence is MAGVEQTEPVEGNQPWAAKPAAPAELPQVGAEPAAAAEAEVQPPPPAFSSFVLGGFECSTHRRPSGRRIDIIDATAHDRLARQDYERLRASGLGGARDGLRWHLIETAPGHYDFRSAQLQVEAARGSGLTVIWDLLHYGVPDHVDVFAPDFPQTFAAFAHAATTWLRAHTQGELWLCPVNEISFFAWGGGDVGYLPPFARGRGPTLKANLVRAAIAAMDAARAVDPAVRFVHAEPLIQVTPHPERPDEAHHARIVHDSQYEALDMLMGRVRPELGGAPHYVDVVGVNYYPYNQWRHHGDHGQREVLPLGHPDARPLASLLGEVYARFGRPLLIAETGTEDEARAPWFEEVATQALRAARAGVPVLGVCLYPVVNHPGWDDDRHCHNGLWDYPDELGHRAAYGPLADAVTRVLRAAARAEGEPAEEVAPTPPDARTALDSARARFRQALETIEAEADARGADGAFPAASFAALRDAGLLTVTLPPPDGGDGLAGPGLLELLRSVGRASLSVGRVYEGHLNALELIARYGTPEQRTQAAQDAGHGELFGVWNTEEAPGVALVSRPDGGWTLSGAKAFTSGAGFVGRALVPAELPGGQGRTMVLLRGPVPPERFDPAFWTPLGMRATLSLRADLTGLPVEPGDLIGPPGAYYAQPEFGGGALRFLAVQLGGADALLEAGCSALRQIGRAGDDVQRLRFAELAAGLEAAWQTVLQGGRLLAQSRLAHLQREPSQGSEATLAYIHLARMVTEDACLRCAEGIERAVGARGLLQPGITRRLLDLRMYLRQPAPDAARLALGRHVLEGPGWPDAGWSLTGDTL, encoded by the coding sequence ATGGCTGGCGTGGAGCAGACAGAGCCGGTGGAGGGGAATCAGCCCTGGGCGGCCAAGCCGGCTGCTCCCGCTGAGCTTCCACAGGTCGGGGCCGAGCCGGCGGCTGCAGCTGAGGCCGAGGTTCAGCCTCCTCCTCCGGCCTTCTCGTCATTCGTGCTGGGGGGCTTCGAGTGCTCGACCCACCGCCGACCCTCGGGCCGCCGCATCGACATCATCGACGCCACCGCCCACGACCGGCTGGCCCGGCAGGACTACGAGCGGCTGCGGGCCAGCGGGCTGGGCGGGGCCCGCGACGGCCTGCGCTGGCACCTGATCGAGACGGCGCCGGGACACTACGACTTCCGCAGCGCCCAGCTGCAGGTTGAGGCGGCGCGAGGGAGCGGCCTGACAGTGATCTGGGATCTGCTGCACTACGGCGTGCCCGATCACGTGGATGTCTTCGCCCCGGACTTCCCGCAGACCTTCGCCGCCTTCGCCCATGCCGCGACCACCTGGCTGCGGGCCCACACCCAGGGCGAACTGTGGCTGTGCCCGGTCAACGAGATCTCCTTCTTCGCCTGGGGCGGGGGCGACGTGGGGTATCTGCCGCCCTTCGCCCGGGGCCGGGGCCCGACCCTCAAGGCCAACCTCGTGCGCGCGGCCATCGCGGCGATGGACGCGGCCCGCGCGGTCGATCCGGCGGTGCGCTTCGTCCACGCCGAGCCGCTGATCCAGGTGACGCCCCACCCGGAGCGCCCCGACGAGGCCCACCACGCCCGGATCGTCCACGACTCCCAGTACGAGGCGCTGGACATGTTGATGGGCCGCGTCCGGCCCGAGCTGGGCGGCGCCCCACACTACGTGGACGTGGTGGGGGTGAACTATTACCCCTACAACCAGTGGCGGCACCACGGCGACCACGGCCAGCGCGAGGTGCTGCCCCTGGGCCACCCGGACGCGCGCCCCCTGGCCTCGCTGCTGGGCGAGGTGTATGCCCGCTTCGGCCGGCCGCTGCTGATCGCCGAGACGGGCACAGAGGACGAGGCGCGGGCGCCCTGGTTCGAGGAGGTGGCGACCCAGGCCCTGCGGGCCGCGCGGGCCGGCGTGCCGGTGCTGGGAGTCTGCCTGTATCCCGTGGTGAACCACCCGGGCTGGGACGACGACCGCCACTGCCACAACGGCCTGTGGGACTACCCGGATGAACTGGGTCACCGCGCGGCCTACGGCCCCCTGGCCGACGCCGTGACGCGGGTGCTGCGGGCCGCCGCCCGGGCCGAGGGCGAGCCCGCCGAGGAGGTAGCGCCCACGCCGCCGGACGCCCGCACCGCGCTGGACAGCGCCCGCGCCCGCTTCCGGCAGGCGCTGGAGACGATCGAGGCCGAGGCCGACGCCCGGGGCGCCGACGGCGCCTTCCCGGCCGCGTCGTTCGCCGCGCTGCGGGACGCCGGGCTGCTCACAGTCACGCTGCCCCCACCAGACGGCGGCGACGGGCTCGCAGGCCCCGGACTGCTGGAACTGCTGCGCTCGGTCGGGCGGGCCAGCCTGAGCGTCGGCCGCGTCTACGAGGGCCATCTCAATGCCCTGGAGCTGATCGCCCGCTACGGCACCCCGGAGCAGCGCACGCAGGCAGCCCAGGACGCCGGCCACGGTGAACTGTTCGGCGTGTGGAACACCGAGGAGGCGCCGGGCGTGGCCCTGGTCAGTCGGCCCGACGGGGGCTGGACACTGAGCGGCGCCAAGGCCTTCACCTCCGGGGCCGGGTTCGTGGGCCGGGCGCTGGTGCCGGCCGAGCTGCCCGGCGGCCAGGGGCGCACGATGGTGCTGCTGCGTGGCCCGGTGCCCCCCGAACGCTTCGATCCCGCCTTCTGGACGCCGCTGGGGATGCGCGCCACGCTCAGCCTGCGCGCCGACCTCACGGGCCTGCCGGTGGAGCCCGGCGACCTGATCGGCCCACCCGGCGCCTACTACGCCCAGCCCGAGTTCGGCGGCGGCGCCCTGCGTTTCCTGGCGGTGCAGCTGGGCGGCGCCGACGCGCTGCTGGAGGCCGGCTGCAGCGCGCTGCGCCAGATCGGCCGGGCCGGCGACGACGTGCAGCGCCTGCGCTTCGCCGAACTGGCCGCCGGACTGGAGGCCGCCTGGCAGACCGTGCTCCAGGGCGGGCGGCTGCTGGCCCAGTCCCGGTTGGCCCACCTCCAGCGGGAACCGTCCCAGGGGAGCGAGGCCACGCTGGCCTATATCCACCTCGCGCGGATGGTCACCGAGGACGCCTGCCTGCGCTGCGCCGAGGGCATCGAGCGGGCCGTGGGCGCCCGCGGGCTGCTGCAGCCGGGCATCACCCGCCGCCTGCTCGACCTGCGGATGTACCTGCGCCAGCCGGCTCCCGACGCCGCCCGGCTGGCCCTGGGCCGCCACGTGCTGGAAGGGCCGGGCTGGCCCGACGCGGGTTGGAGCCTGACCGGGGACACCCTGTGA
- a CDS encoding PRC and DUF2382 domain-containing protein yields MTKMTPLSDLVRDRNYDLSGTHEAVIGQAVYGSGGEKIGTVRELLAEDGGKIRYIVVEVGSWFTSREVVVPVGMARMEDDGVYLDSLTKDQVKGMTAYEPGMDYNDEAQVSDIRTLTGDAYVAPAAASATPRAADHYSDEKMFTTPQRLQLLEERLLVNKEKYVAGSVEVGKRVETRTENVNVDVSHEEVVIERRAVSEPRPVEGNVTLGAATETIRVDLEAERATAQKQAYVTEEVEIGKRTETQQQTISDTVGREVLDVTRTGEVAVSGEVNGQMAAGQDGRNALERGVDAVKDAADPLDGKIDRR; encoded by the coding sequence ATGACGAAAATGACCCCTCTGTCCGATCTTGTCCGCGACCGCAACTACGATCTGTCCGGTACCCACGAGGCTGTCATCGGCCAGGCCGTCTACGGCAGCGGCGGCGAGAAGATCGGCACCGTCCGTGAGCTGCTGGCCGAGGATGGCGGCAAGATCCGCTACATCGTCGTGGAGGTGGGTTCCTGGTTCACCAGCCGTGAAGTGGTGGTGCCCGTGGGCATGGCCCGCATGGAAGACGACGGCGTGTACCTCGACAGCCTGACCAAGGATCAGGTCAAGGGCATGACCGCCTACGAGCCGGGCATGGACTACAACGACGAGGCCCAGGTCTCCGACATCCGCACGCTGACCGGCGACGCCTACGTGGCGCCGGCGGCCGCCTCGGCCACGCCCCGCGCCGCCGACCACTACAGCGACGAGAAGATGTTCACCACGCCCCAGCGCCTGCAGCTGCTGGAAGAGCGCCTGCTGGTCAACAAGGAGAAGTACGTGGCCGGCAGCGTGGAGGTCGGCAAGCGCGTCGAGACCCGCACCGAGAACGTCAACGTGGACGTCTCGCACGAGGAAGTGGTCATCGAGCGCCGCGCGGTGAGCGAGCCCCGGCCGGTCGAGGGCAACGTCACGCTGGGCGCCGCCACCGAGACCATCCGGGTGGATCTGGAGGCCGAGCGGGCCACCGCCCAGAAGCAGGCCTACGTGACCGAAGAGGTCGAGATCGGCAAGCGCACCGAGACCCAGCAGCAGACCATCAGCGACACCGTGGGCCGTGAGGTGCTGGACGTGACCCGCACCGGAGAAGTGGCGGTCAGCGGTGAAGTCAACGGCCAGATGGCCGCCGGGCAGGACGGTCGCAACGCGCTGGAACGCGGTGTGGACGCTGTGAAGGACGCCGCAGATCCCCTGGACGGCAAGATCGACCGCCGCTGA
- a CDS encoding YsnF/AvaK domain-containing protein, translating into MTQNNADLPGLSEGLVRAATEADWNSPDVTLLGTLELREEMVEVKRERSPRGQVTVRREVQTRQETVTTELRREVLHIEVSAGGPAVYIGDDLLQPGESREVVLYDEQTVVTTEPFVVEEVRIGKRSVLETRQTPVELRYEVLVVDPRVQGAAQGTLSGTQDARPTGTPQSSD; encoded by the coding sequence ATGACTCAGAACAATGCCGATCTGCCGGGCCTGTCCGAGGGACTGGTCAGGGCCGCGACCGAGGCCGACTGGAACTCGCCGGACGTCACCCTGCTGGGCACGCTGGAACTGCGCGAGGAGATGGTCGAGGTCAAGCGCGAGCGGAGTCCGCGGGGCCAGGTGACGGTGCGCCGCGAGGTGCAGACCCGTCAGGAAACGGTCACCACCGAACTGCGCCGCGAGGTGCTGCACATCGAGGTCAGCGCGGGTGGCCCGGCCGTCTATATCGGGGACGACCTGCTCCAGCCGGGCGAGTCGCGCGAGGTGGTGCTCTACGACGAGCAGACCGTGGTGACCACCGAGCCCTTCGTGGTCGAGGAAGTCCGCATCGGGAAGCGCAGCGTGCTGGAGACCCGGCAGACGCCTGTGGAACTGCGCTACGAGGTGCTGGTCGTCGATCCCCGCGTGCAGGGCGCAGCGCAAGGAACCCTGTCCGGGACGCAGGACGCCCGCCCAACCGGCACTCCTCAGAGCAGCGACTGA
- a CDS encoding SDR family oxidoreductase has protein sequence MTERPKAEDFKDAQLLPYPARQSEMTIAPQTELSEYRAAGKLRGKVALITGGDSGIGRAVALAYALEGAQVAIVYNENDADAEDTRAMVEARGGSCLVIRADVRRKAACSDAVERTVQEYGGLNVLVNNAAYQKTQTSILDIGEEQLRRTLETNLFGYVFMIQAALPHLSEGDAIINTGSIVGQTGNELLVDYCASKGAIHALTRALALQFGKLGNGIRINAVVPGPVWTPNIPGTMPLEEVQQFGHEVALGRPGQPEELAPAYVFLASADSSFVMGSLLHVTGGKLSSDA, from the coding sequence ATGACCGAGCGACCGAAGGCGGAGGACTTTAAAGACGCCCAGCTGCTGCCCTACCCGGCCAGGCAGTCCGAGATGACGATCGCGCCGCAGACGGAGCTGAGCGAGTACCGGGCGGCCGGCAAGCTGCGCGGCAAGGTCGCCCTGATCACCGGCGGCGACAGCGGCATCGGGCGCGCGGTCGCGCTGGCCTATGCGCTCGAGGGCGCCCAGGTCGCTATCGTCTACAACGAGAACGACGCCGATGCCGAGGACACCCGCGCGATGGTCGAGGCCCGGGGCGGGTCGTGCCTCGTGATCCGGGCCGATGTCCGGAGGAAGGCCGCCTGCTCGGACGCCGTGGAGCGCACGGTGCAGGAATACGGTGGCCTGAACGTCCTGGTGAACAACGCCGCCTACCAGAAAACCCAGACCAGCATCCTGGACATCGGGGAGGAGCAGCTGCGGCGCACGCTGGAGACCAACCTCTTCGGCTACGTCTTCATGATCCAGGCCGCGCTGCCGCACCTGTCGGAGGGCGACGCGATCATCAATACCGGCTCGATCGTCGGGCAGACCGGCAATGAGCTGCTGGTGGACTACTGCGCCTCCAAGGGGGCCATCCACGCCCTGACCCGCGCGCTGGCCCTGCAGTTCGGCAAGCTGGGCAACGGCATCCGCATCAACGCCGTGGTGCCGGGGCCGGTCTGGACACCCAACATCCCCGGCACCATGCCGCTGGAGGAGGTGCAGCAGTTCGGCCACGAGGTCGCGCTGGGCCGCCCCGGACAGCCCGAGGAGCTGGCCCCCGCCTACGTGTTCCTGGCCAGCGCCGACAGCTCGTTCGTGATGGGCTCCCTGCTGCACGTCACGGGCGGCAAGCTGTCGAGCGACGCGTGA